Within the Polymorphobacter megasporae genome, the region CTCGTCGGTCGAGCGTGATGTCGCAAAGCTGTTCGGGGAACGCACCGACGCGTGGCAGGCAGTCGATGCCGACTGGCTCGCCGCGGCCTTTGCCGATGACGCGCGATTTATCGCTTTTGACGGCACAGTGCTTACTGGACCCAAGGAGATTGCCGAGGCTCGGCAAACGTACGACCGGGCTTGGCACGATCACGAAATCGCATCCTGACCCGGTAGAACGTCGATATCCCGATGCAATTAGCGCG harbors:
- a CDS encoding SgcJ/EcaC family oxidoreductase, translated to MAEQDGADREGSSVERDVAKLFGERTDAWQAVDADWLAAAFADDARFIAFDGTVLTGPKEIAEARQTYDRAWHDHEIAS